From Halobacillus sp. Marseille-Q1614, the proteins below share one genomic window:
- a CDS encoding 5'-methylthioadenosine/adenosylhomocysteine nucleosidase, producing the protein MDVRNFMKNIAFLLLTAFIITGCSQQSSESSAEESKESKAKEEETETVGIIGPMEVEIDILREAMDIEETTEKGELTFYEGKLHGQSIVLVQSGIGKVNATVAAQMLISDFGADLLINSGVAGGIHPDLGLGDIVVSTETVHHDMDETAKGYKPGQIPYMDVRFFKADEELADLALEGTKGLPDYVDVFEGRIATGDQFIASEEKTEWIYDTFDAYVVEMEGAAVGQTAYLNQIPYVVIRSASDDAGEEASEIQENFVEEAAKNSSHVIEKMLENM; encoded by the coding sequence ATGGACGTTCGTAACTTTATGAAAAACATCGCATTCTTACTTTTGACAGCTTTCATCATTACAGGATGCAGCCAGCAATCCTCAGAAAGTTCTGCAGAAGAATCAAAAGAATCCAAGGCAAAAGAAGAAGAAACTGAAACCGTCGGGATTATCGGTCCAATGGAAGTGGAAATTGATATTCTGCGAGAGGCTATGGATATTGAAGAAACTACAGAAAAAGGCGAGCTGACCTTTTACGAGGGGAAACTCCACGGACAGTCGATTGTCCTCGTTCAATCCGGTATCGGAAAAGTTAATGCGACAGTAGCAGCTCAAATGCTGATCAGTGACTTTGGAGCCGATTTATTAATTAACTCTGGAGTAGCCGGAGGCATTCATCCTGATCTAGGGCTGGGCGATATCGTCGTTTCCACAGAAACCGTTCACCACGATATGGATGAAACCGCAAAAGGCTATAAGCCAGGCCAGATTCCATATATGGATGTAAGATTTTTTAAAGCAGATGAAGAGCTTGCCGATTTAGCATTAGAAGGCACGAAAGGACTGCCTGATTATGTCGATGTATTCGAAGGACGTATTGCTACGGGTGATCAGTTTATCGCAAGTGAAGAAAAAACCGAATGGATCTACGACACATTTGACGCTTATGTGGTAGAAATGGAAGGCGCGGCTGTAGGCCAGACCGCTTACTTAAACCAAATTCCTTACGTCGTGATCCGCTCGGCATCAGATGACGCAGGAGAAGAAGCTTCAGAAATTCAGGAAAACTTCGTCGAAGAAGCCGCTAAAAACTCCAGCCACGTGATTGAAAAAATGCTTGAAAATATGTAG
- a CDS encoding PAS domain S-box protein: MEGLDNTLTVSARKEMYKQVIEYSFDATIIHSDHAILYVNQAGEEFLGAKKEMLIGQNVCSMIKEEDVTLVTNRISEIMSQGRMAERVELTLIRVDGHLVDVELTCIPVLFGNQPAIQTVIRDITENKMRASELLEIRNEIYEISTAIVPVSDGVSIIPLGGRLSDDRVDQLLDTIPLKLKDEDLDYLIIDFSGVYKLDELMVSFLFNIHDIIRLLGIHPIFTGIRPELARKAVQIGKDLSDMHTLGTVKQAIQYINKRKK, encoded by the coding sequence ATGGAAGGATTAGACAACACCCTTACAGTTAGTGCAAGAAAGGAGATGTATAAGCAGGTTATTGAATATTCATTTGATGCTACCATTATCCATTCAGATCACGCCATTTTATATGTCAACCAGGCTGGAGAAGAATTCTTAGGGGCAAAGAAGGAAATGCTGATCGGTCAAAATGTTTGTTCTATGATCAAAGAAGAGGATGTTACTTTAGTAACAAACCGAATCAGCGAAATTATGTCCCAGGGCCGGATGGCTGAGAGGGTTGAGCTGACACTGATTCGCGTGGATGGACATTTAGTGGACGTTGAACTAACCTGTATTCCTGTCTTATTCGGAAATCAGCCTGCTATTCAGACGGTGATAAGAGACATTACCGAAAATAAGATGCGGGCGAGTGAATTGCTGGAAATCCGCAATGAAATTTACGAAATCTCTACAGCGATCGTACCAGTTTCAGATGGAGTCTCAATTATTCCGCTGGGCGGCAGGTTAAGCGATGACCGCGTCGATCAGCTGTTAGACACGATTCCTTTGAAGTTAAAAGATGAGGACCTGGACTACCTAATCATTGATTTCTCGGGAGTATATAAATTAGACGAACTAATGGTCAGCTTTTTGTTTAACATTCATGACATCATTAGGCTGCTTGGCATTCATCCGATTTTTACAGGAATCCGCCCTGAACTCGCCAGAAAAGCTGTCCAAATTGGGAAAGACCTTTCCGATATGCACACACTCGGCACCGTAAAACAGGCAATTCAATACATTAATAAGAGAAAGAAATAG
- a CDS encoding DUF819 domain-containing protein yields the protein MESSLIQSDDLWLLWAFLAGWAAFSIYLEQHYKWASKVSGAIIALVGAMLLSNLNIIPLQSAAYDAVWNYVVPLAIPLLLFQANIKKIWNESGRLLILFLLSAAGTVAGAIIGFFLLKDYVPGLEKVGAMMTGSYIGGGVNFAALSTKFEAPGELVSSAVVADNLMMALYFFVLIAIPAINFITSRFRTPYIDERLQNKENTSETEAACYWGRKEMSLQDIALAVGTAFALVAVSFQLAGWLNEWLPSGDGVSVLFNVLHGIFGDNYLMLTTLTMTAVTVFPKYFESIRGSQEIGTYLIYIFFVVIGIPASIPLILQNAPLLLVFVFLIVAANMLVSFILGKIFNFSLEEVILASNANIGGPTTAAAMAIARGWTKLIVPILLVGTLGYIIGNYIGTGIGVWFSRF from the coding sequence ATGGAAAGCAGTTTAATTCAATCAGATGACTTATGGTTACTATGGGCATTTCTTGCCGGATGGGCAGCTTTCAGCATTTATTTAGAGCAGCATTACAAGTGGGCGTCGAAAGTTTCTGGAGCTATTATTGCCCTTGTCGGAGCGATGCTGCTGTCAAATCTGAACATCATTCCTTTGCAATCCGCCGCTTATGATGCGGTCTGGAATTATGTCGTTCCTTTAGCAATTCCCCTGCTCTTATTCCAAGCCAATATTAAAAAGATCTGGAATGAAAGCGGACGTCTGCTGATTCTGTTCTTATTAAGTGCAGCCGGGACCGTGGCGGGGGCGATCATCGGCTTCTTTTTATTAAAAGATTATGTTCCGGGCTTAGAGAAAGTGGGGGCGATGATGACAGGATCTTATATTGGGGGCGGCGTAAACTTCGCTGCTTTATCTACCAAGTTTGAGGCACCTGGCGAGCTCGTTTCTTCAGCGGTGGTGGCAGATAACTTAATGATGGCTCTTTACTTTTTCGTCCTCATTGCTATACCTGCGATTAATTTTATTACAAGCCGCTTTAGAACACCGTACATAGATGAAAGACTGCAGAATAAAGAAAATACGAGTGAAACTGAAGCGGCTTGCTACTGGGGAAGAAAAGAAATGTCACTGCAGGATATTGCACTTGCCGTTGGAACGGCGTTTGCTTTAGTCGCTGTATCGTTTCAGTTAGCGGGATGGCTTAACGAATGGCTTCCTTCAGGAGACGGCGTTTCTGTGCTGTTTAACGTCTTACACGGCATCTTCGGTGATAATTATTTAATGCTGACCACATTGACGATGACGGCTGTTACGGTGTTCCCTAAATATTTTGAAAGCATCCGCGGTTCTCAGGAAATCGGGACGTACTTAATCTATATCTTTTTTGTAGTAATCGGTATCCCTGCTTCAATTCCGTTAATCCTGCAGAATGCTCCCTTACTGCTGGTCTTCGTCTTCTTGATTGTCGCAGCTAATATGCTCGTTTCCTTTATCTTAGGAAAGATCTTCAACTTCAGCTTAGAAGAAGTGATCCTTGCGTCTAATGCAAACATCGGAGGGCCGACGACAGCTGCAGCTATGGCGATTGCCCGAGGCTGGACAAAGCTGATTGTGCCAATATTATTAGTCGGTACTCTCGGCTATATAATCGGCAACTATATAGGAACAGGTATAGGCGTCTGGTTTAGCAGGTTTTAA
- a CDS encoding GNAT family N-acetyltransferase, with protein sequence MKREEILQLYNEELRVNAQTNGYRRELTDYVVRHVSLMNDEGFILFSNFTPENAKEIIEGEVRYFEKLGQRFEWKVHSYDQPDNLVDLLVEEGFERGEEEALMIHELKEDSELLQKEMSGKLVEITTEKEIADVVSLLNDTWGNSHAELGKRLWSDKRNNPECLHIYGIYEDDKLVSAAWMYFEANSSFASLWGGATRPDYRRKGYYTSLLAARAQKANEEGYRFLTVDSLEMSRPILEKSGFECLAYTYGCLSPK encoded by the coding sequence GTGAAGAGGGAAGAAATATTACAGCTTTACAATGAAGAACTGAGAGTAAATGCTCAAACGAATGGATACAGAAGGGAACTGACCGACTATGTCGTCAGGCACGTCTCACTGATGAATGACGAAGGATTTATTCTGTTTTCTAATTTTACACCTGAGAATGCCAAGGAAATTATTGAAGGAGAAGTCCGCTATTTTGAAAAGCTTGGTCAGCGTTTTGAGTGGAAGGTACATAGCTATGACCAGCCGGACAATTTAGTCGATTTGTTAGTTGAAGAAGGTTTTGAGCGTGGAGAAGAAGAAGCGCTGATGATACATGAGTTAAAGGAAGACAGTGAACTGCTTCAAAAAGAAATGTCAGGAAAACTTGTTGAAATCACAACTGAGAAAGAAATCGCGGATGTTGTCAGCCTGCTAAATGATACGTGGGGGAATTCTCACGCTGAACTAGGGAAGCGGCTGTGGAGTGATAAGCGAAACAACCCGGAATGCCTTCATATCTACGGCATCTATGAAGATGATAAGCTTGTAAGCGCCGCATGGATGTACTTTGAAGCGAACTCTTCATTTGCCAGCCTATGGGGAGGAGCGACTCGCCCGGATTATCGCAGGAAAGGGTACTATACGTCCCTGCTGGCCGCCAGGGCTCAAAAAGCAAATGAAGAAGGATATCGTTTCCTTACCGTGGACTCTCTAGAAATGAGCCGTCCGATTTTAGAGAAATCCGGTTTTGAATGTCTGGCTTATACGTATGGCTGTTTATCCCCAAAATAA
- a CDS encoding Na-translocating system protein MpsC family protein, producing the protein MENKSIQAEIASYIGKLFRDNFGKGPSSVYVSLRQPYFTIYLSDFLAPMERVLVGQKNYMKVEETRDLLMRELLPDIKAAFSIKTDMEVQNLYYDWSLPNRSGIIIGKFKSENTDSHEVLASADAPNKEAVLKEVVRVSEIAEKVPEFVDSIYLNERTLLIVREGILVRIEKELIKSGFAEQLRLTKRNLEKSLLNQEIFGEILGIHVQDVFVDWDFELDKSYIVLILKPK; encoded by the coding sequence ATGGAGAATAAATCCATTCAAGCGGAAATAGCGAGTTATATAGGCAAACTATTTCGTGATAACTTTGGCAAAGGGCCCTCCTCTGTCTATGTGTCCCTGCGACAGCCTTATTTCACTATTTATCTGAGTGATTTCTTAGCTCCCATGGAACGTGTGCTGGTAGGTCAGAAAAATTATATGAAGGTGGAAGAAACCCGTGATCTCTTAATGAGAGAGCTGCTGCCTGATATAAAAGCGGCCTTTAGTATCAAAACCGATATGGAAGTTCAAAATCTCTATTATGACTGGTCACTTCCTAATCGTTCCGGGATTATTATCGGTAAGTTTAAAAGTGAGAATACGGATTCTCACGAAGTGTTAGCTTCAGCCGATGCCCCTAATAAAGAGGCGGTTCTTAAGGAAGTCGTTCGAGTTAGCGAAATTGCGGAGAAGGTTCCCGAATTTGTGGATTCCATTTATTTAAATGAGCGTACATTATTAATCGTTCGCGAAGGCATTCTCGTTCGTATTGAAAAAGAGCTGATTAAATCCGGGTTTGCCGAGCAGTTAAGGCTGACAAAAAGGAATCTTGAGAAAAGTCTGCTGAACCAGGAAATATTCGGGGAGATTCTAGGAATCCACGTTCAGGATGTGTTCGTAGATTGGGATTTTGAGCTCGACAAAAGCTATATTGTTCTCATCTTAAAACCAAAATAA
- a CDS encoding alpha/beta hydrolase, which produces MSEEILYDYYVDKIGTGPPVLFLPAAGFTGSEGLNIAKYLEDRLETHLLDLPGYGRSAGIDKRWTDQRLAEWVNEYVEQQQLEKTDVIGHSLGGAVALSFTAHFPEKVNRLVLLDQGHKPFPRIPTTEFEGFAYAFPFLNIGARLLGQSSLKWAAPLFENQERPGDVDEKLSAFCEKVGIKEDPFVRHAYEHQADFSVSALNLMFGFYNLKMRPLIRKLQVPTLLAYGTFEGMEEEEQKRTAIHINQLKKENLPITYRPVRGGHYVHWSDWGLLMDIRKFLLTKESVR; this is translated from the coding sequence ATGTCCGAGGAGATACTCTACGACTATTATGTAGATAAAATAGGAACAGGTCCGCCCGTTTTGTTTCTCCCTGCTGCCGGTTTTACCGGAAGTGAAGGCTTAAATATTGCAAAATATCTTGAAGACCGATTGGAAACGCACTTGCTCGATCTCCCGGGATATGGACGAAGTGCGGGAATTGATAAACGCTGGACGGATCAGAGGCTGGCTGAGTGGGTCAATGAGTATGTCGAGCAGCAGCAGCTTGAGAAAACAGACGTCATCGGCCACTCTCTTGGTGGGGCTGTCGCCTTGTCTTTCACAGCTCATTTTCCGGAAAAAGTAAACAGGCTCGTTCTCCTCGATCAGGGCCATAAACCGTTCCCGCGTATCCCGACCACCGAGTTTGAAGGCTTCGCGTATGCATTCCCTTTTCTAAATATAGGAGCCCGGCTTTTAGGACAGTCATCTCTTAAGTGGGCTGCGCCTCTTTTTGAGAATCAGGAGCGTCCTGGAGACGTGGACGAGAAACTGTCAGCTTTTTGTGAAAAAGTCGGGATTAAAGAAGACCCGTTTGTTCGCCATGCCTATGAGCATCAGGCAGATTTTTCGGTGTCTGCTTTAAATTTAATGTTTGGTTTCTATAATTTAAAAATGAGGCCGCTCATTCGAAAGCTTCAAGTTCCAACATTACTCGCTTACGGAACTTTTGAAGGAATGGAAGAGGAGGAACAAAAGAGAACAGCGATTCACATCAATCAGCTTAAGAAAGAAAACCTCCCTATAACTTACAGACCCGTACGCGGCGGCCATTATGTGCACTGGAGTGACTGGGGGTTATTAATGGATATCAGAAAGTTTCTCCTCACGAAAGAAAGCGTGCGATAG
- a CDS encoding nuclear transport factor 2 family protein: MSQKEDLLKRFNEAFGTGDTDFILENVTDNIVWRMAGETTIEGKDNVKEALESMNSDLHHELSFSNIITHGVTAAVNGTIHLTKEDGERTAFEFCDVYKFNKFKDGKIKELTSYVVEMKD; the protein is encoded by the coding sequence ATGAGCCAAAAAGAAGATCTTTTGAAAAGGTTTAATGAAGCGTTTGGCACAGGTGATACGGATTTTATTTTAGAAAATGTAACCGATAACATCGTATGGAGGATGGCAGGAGAGACAACGATTGAAGGTAAAGATAACGTAAAAGAAGCTCTTGAGTCGATGAATAGCGATCTTCATCATGAACTCTCTTTCTCCAATATCATCACTCATGGTGTAACAGCAGCGGTAAATGGAACGATTCATTTGACGAAAGAAGACGGTGAACGGACGGCCTTTGAATTTTGTGATGTCTATAAATTTAACAAGTTTAAGGATGGCAAAATAAAAGAACTCACCTCGTATGTGGTAGAAATGAAGGATTGA
- a CDS encoding MDR family MFS transporter, with protein sequence MADDQETSSPQLKINRGPLMLVLISGAFAAILNQTLLATALPHIMRDLNLDASTAQWLTSIFMLVNGIMIPITAFLIERFTTRALFLTAMGLFAAGTVICAIAPNFGILMVGRIIQASGAGIIMPLMQTILMMVYPIEKRGAAMGMFGLVISFAPAIGPTLSGWLVEQFPWRSLFYVILPVVIIDFIVAYFILKNVTKQTFPKVDILSIVLSSIGFGGILYGFSTAGNTGWGDEQVIFSMLAGAIALTAFILRQFKLKQPILEFRVFKNKVFTLTTVLGMVVFIALIGGATVLPLFMQNMLGFTAFESGLMLLPGALLMGFMNPITGRLFDKFGARWLAIIGLIIVSVTTFMFTNLDSETTFAYLAIVNAVRMLGVAMVMMPVTTAGLNTLTERHIPHGTAMNNTMRQVSGAVGTALLVTVMTNSARPSHGVNGLIHGVNVSFIVAGISAVIALILAFFIKPKKERENTAVSRNKHAAASR encoded by the coding sequence ATGGCTGACGACCAAGAAACTTCAAGCCCTCAACTCAAGATTAATCGAGGACCGTTAATGCTTGTCTTGATTTCAGGGGCTTTTGCGGCCATTTTAAACCAGACGCTTTTAGCTACAGCGCTGCCGCATATAATGAGGGATTTAAACTTAGATGCGAGTACGGCGCAGTGGCTGACGTCGATTTTTATGCTGGTGAACGGGATTATGATTCCGATTACCGCTTTTTTAATTGAACGGTTTACGACCCGGGCGTTATTTTTGACCGCAATGGGATTATTTGCAGCGGGGACGGTGATTTGTGCCATCGCTCCTAATTTCGGCATTCTAATGGTAGGAAGGATCATTCAGGCTTCTGGGGCAGGAATTATCATGCCTCTTATGCAGACGATTTTGATGATGGTCTATCCGATTGAAAAAAGGGGAGCTGCGATGGGAATGTTTGGACTCGTCATATCCTTTGCGCCGGCGATTGGTCCGACGCTTTCTGGATGGCTTGTTGAGCAGTTTCCGTGGCGAAGTCTCTTTTACGTCATTTTACCTGTTGTCATCATCGACTTTATTGTCGCTTACTTCATCTTAAAAAATGTTACGAAGCAGACGTTTCCAAAAGTCGATATCCTTTCGATCGTTTTATCATCCATCGGATTTGGCGGTATTCTGTATGGATTCAGTACGGCTGGCAACACCGGCTGGGGCGATGAGCAGGTGATCTTCTCGATGTTAGCAGGAGCCATTGCTTTAACGGCTTTCATCTTAAGACAGTTCAAGTTAAAACAGCCGATTCTTGAATTCAGGGTATTTAAAAATAAAGTCTTCACTCTAACGACCGTTCTAGGTATGGTTGTATTTATTGCTTTAATTGGCGGGGCAACTGTTCTGCCGTTGTTTATGCAGAATATGCTCGGGTTTACAGCCTTTGAATCTGGTCTGATGCTTCTGCCGGGAGCATTGTTGATGGGCTTTATGAACCCGATTACCGGCCGATTATTTGATAAGTTTGGGGCGAGGTGGCTTGCGATCATCGGGCTGATCATTGTGAGTGTAACGACGTTTATGTTTACAAACCTGGACAGCGAAACAACCTTTGCTTATCTCGCTATTGTTAACGCTGTGCGTATGCTTGGTGTTGCGATGGTCATGATGCCTGTAACAACGGCTGGTCTGAATACATTGACCGAGCGTCATATTCCACACGGAACCGCGATGAACAATACGATGCGCCAAGTATCTGGTGCCGTAGGAACAGCGCTGCTCGTTACAGTAATGACAAACAGTGCCAGACCTTCACATGGGGTTAATGGCCTGATTCACGGGGTTAATGTATCCTTTATCGTAGCGGGAATCTCGGCTGTTATCGCTCTTATTCTGGCCTTTTTCATTAAGCCAAAAAAAGAAAGAGAAAACACGGCAGTATCACGAAATAAACATGCGGCAGCCTCACGATAA
- a CDS encoding 3-ketoacyl-ACP reductase: MGQSLQGKVAYITGAGRGIGRATALELAREGVNVGLMARTESRLEKTAENVRALGAEASYAVVDISQEEEVDQAVSKLKEELGAADILINNAAISSRGSFLEIDPQDWKKTIEVNVFGTYHVTKAVLPQMIEKDQGDIINISSSNGLKGTAGSTAYSASKFAVQGMTEALMQEVRRNNIRVSTLNPSLVATELAFGDKLDEQDKEKYMQPEDIAEYIAAQLKLHPRIFIKTSLQWATNPF, encoded by the coding sequence ATGGGACAATCATTACAAGGAAAAGTCGCTTACATAACAGGTGCAGGCCGCGGCATCGGTCGGGCCACAGCTCTTGAACTGGCACGCGAGGGAGTTAACGTAGGACTTATGGCGAGAACAGAAAGCAGGCTTGAGAAAACGGCTGAAAACGTAAGAGCACTCGGTGCAGAAGCGAGCTATGCTGTAGTCGACATCTCACAGGAAGAAGAAGTCGATCAAGCTGTTTCAAAATTAAAAGAGGAGTTAGGAGCCGCTGATATTTTAATCAATAACGCAGCGATCAGCTCCCGCGGATCATTCTTAGAAATTGATCCGCAAGACTGGAAGAAGACAATTGAAGTTAACGTATTTGGCACATATCATGTGACAAAAGCGGTGCTCCCGCAAATGATTGAGAAGGACCAGGGCGACATTATCAATATTTCTTCAAGCAACGGGCTCAAAGGAACAGCCGGATCTACGGCTTACAGTGCGTCTAAGTTCGCCGTTCAGGGAATGACCGAAGCCTTAATGCAGGAAGTGCGCCGAAACAATATCCGCGTCAGCACCTTAAACCCCAGCCTTGTCGCCACTGAACTGGCCTTTGGAGACAAGCTGGACGAACAGGATAAGGAAAAATATATGCAGCCGGAAGATATCGCGGAGTATATAGCGGCCCAGCTGAAGCTCCACCCACGTATTTTTATAAAAACGTCTCTGCAGTGGGCAACCAATCCGTTTTAA
- a CDS encoding DinB family protein has translation MNFSLKESVEILERTPQTLDQFLSGLSDGWLTCNEGEGTWNASEVIEHLIEGEKYNWISRLVHILHEGEAEPFPEFDRFSHLNSEDMQTIGGKIDEFKKLRSENIRRLYELIGSEEQLEEKGSHPAFGTVKVRELLPTWVVHDFTHISQIVRVMAERYSEDVGPWSAYLGILK, from the coding sequence ATGAACTTTTCTTTGAAGGAATCTGTAGAAATCCTGGAACGCACACCGCAGACGCTGGATCAATTTCTTTCAGGATTGTCGGATGGCTGGCTTACCTGTAATGAAGGGGAAGGAACTTGGAATGCTTCTGAAGTAATTGAACATTTGATAGAAGGGGAAAAGTACAACTGGATCTCCCGTTTGGTCCATATTTTGCATGAAGGGGAAGCTGAGCCATTTCCGGAATTTGACCGCTTCTCTCATTTGAATTCTGAGGACATGCAAACGATCGGCGGGAAAATCGATGAATTTAAAAAGCTTCGTTCAGAAAATATACGCAGGCTTTATGAGCTCATCGGGTCTGAGGAACAGCTTGAAGAAAAAGGTTCTCACCCGGCATTTGGTACAGTTAAAGTGAGGGAACTGCTGCCGACCTGGGTGGTTCATGATTTCACTCACATTTCACAGATCGTTAGAGTGATGGCTGAAAGGTACAGCGAAGATGTAGGCCCATGGAGCGCTTATCTTGGCATTTTGAAATAA
- a CDS encoding lysozyme family protein — translation MPKKKAKTKFKQALAGSFLKYGLPIILFIALMHIITISNIGEGLSSFTNSTEGNISPQVLQYEEEVRKYAEEEGIGEYTNLILALMMQESGGRGNDPMQASESLCGSVGCIDDPELSIKHGVSYFANTLKKADEDIKLALQSYNFGAGFIDYVRNHGGEYTQELAIQFSAKMYEELAHTGEYSCIREEAVQYDACYGDIYYVDAVLGYYEDGDEELLNT, via the coding sequence ATGCCTAAGAAAAAGGCTAAAACTAAATTTAAACAGGCTTTGGCCGGCAGCTTCTTAAAGTATGGTCTCCCTATAATTCTATTTATTGCTCTTATGCATATTATTACGATCAGCAATATTGGCGAGGGTCTTTCAAGCTTTACCAACAGCACTGAAGGAAATATTTCTCCGCAGGTTCTGCAATATGAAGAGGAAGTCAGGAAGTATGCAGAAGAAGAGGGGATCGGGGAGTATACAAACCTTATTCTCGCTTTAATGATGCAGGAATCCGGAGGACGCGGAAACGATCCTATGCAGGCATCGGAGTCATTATGCGGGTCTGTAGGCTGCATTGATGACCCAGAGCTTTCGATCAAGCACGGAGTTTCCTATTTTGCTAATACGCTTAAGAAGGCTGACGAAGATATAAAACTCGCTCTGCAGTCCTATAATTTTGGTGCTGGTTTCATAGATTATGTGAGGAACCATGGAGGAGAATATACTCAGGAGTTAGCGATTCAATTTTCCGCGAAAATGTATGAGGAGTTAGCGCATACTGGGGAATACAGCTGTATACGGGAAGAAGCCGTCCAGTATGATGCTTGTTATGGAGACATTTATTATGTGGATGCTGTCTTAGGTTATTATGAAGATGGCGACGAAGAGCTTTTAAACACTTAG
- the thpD gene encoding ectoine hydroxylase — protein sequence MKDLYPSRQNNKPEILERKDPVIHTDRSKDHEAPLTKEQLDFYEKNGFLQIENLFSDQEVSDMQKGIFELKDDSRDVQSDKVIREPESDEIRSIFHVHKDDNYFKDVTNDQRLLDIVNYLLGSDVYIHQSRINYKPGFTGKEFDWHSDFETWHVEDGMPRMRALSVSIALSDNYTFNGPLMLIPGSHNYYVSCIGETPDDNYKESLQKQKLGVPDHESLRWLTEKGGGISVPTGKAGSITIFESNTMHGSNGNITPYDRNNLFMVFNSVENQLVQPFSGGKERPDFIAVRDGVRPLSYN from the coding sequence ATGAAAGATCTTTATCCTTCAAGACAGAATAACAAGCCAGAGATTTTAGAAAGAAAGGATCCGGTCATTCATACGGATCGTTCAAAAGACCACGAGGCCCCGCTTACGAAAGAGCAGCTAGATTTCTACGAGAAGAATGGTTTCCTTCAGATTGAAAACCTCTTTTCCGATCAAGAAGTTTCGGATATGCAGAAAGGGATTTTCGAATTAAAGGATGACAGTCGTGATGTTCAATCCGACAAAGTAATCCGGGAACCAGAAAGTGATGAAATCCGCTCAATTTTTCATGTCCATAAAGATGATAACTACTTTAAAGATGTAACGAACGACCAGCGTTTATTAGACATAGTAAACTATCTGCTTGGAAGCGATGTTTATATCCACCAGTCCAGAATTAATTACAAGCCTGGGTTTACTGGAAAGGAATTCGACTGGCATTCAGACTTTGAAACTTGGCACGTAGAGGATGGAATGCCTCGCATGAGAGCGTTAAGTGTATCCATCGCTCTGTCGGATAACTATACTTTTAACGGGCCGTTGATGCTTATACCAGGGTCCCATAACTATTATGTCAGCTGTATAGGTGAAACGCCGGATGACAACTATAAAGAATCTCTGCAAAAGCAGAAGCTTGGAGTGCCGGATCACGAAAGCCTGAGATGGCTGACTGAGAAAGGCGGCGGCATTTCTGTTCCTACAGGAAAAGCAGGTTCTATTACCATTTTCGAAAGTAACACAATGCATGGATCAAACGGAAACATTACCCCGTATGACCGCAACAATCTATTTATGGTATTTAACAGTGTGGAAAACCAGCTCGTACAGCCATTCTCTGGTGGTAAAGAACGCCCGGATTTTATCGCTGTGCGTGACGGAGTCCGCCCGTTAAGCTATAACTAA